The nucleotide sequence CATGGGTAATAAAAAAGATAATTTCTGGGAAATGGGAGATCAGGGGCCGTGTGGTCCAAGTTCAGAAATTCACGTAGATCTTAGATCTGAGGAGGAAAAAGTTAAGATCCCTGGTAGAGATCTAGTAAATGCAGATCATCCTCTTGTAGTAGAGATCTGGAATTTGGTTTTTATAGAATTTAATAGAAAAGCAGATGGATCTTTAGAAAAATTACCTGCGCAGCATGTAGATACCGGAATGGGCTTTGAAAGGCTTTGCATGGTATTGCAAGATAAAAAATCTAATTATGATACCGATGTATTTACACCTCTTATAAAAGAGATAGAAATTATTACCAATACTCCTTATGGCAAAACGGAGAAAGTAGATATAGCTATTAGAGTTATTGCAGACCATGTTAGAGCTGTAGCTTTTGCTATTGCAGATGGGCAATTACCAGGCAATGGCGGTGCAGGATATGTTATAAGAAGAATATTAAGGAGAGCTATTAGATATGGCTTTACCTTTTTAGATACTAAAGAACCATTTATTTATAAATTGGTAGCTACTTTGAGCAAGCAGATGGGAGATTCTTTCCCAGAAATTAAAGCTCAGCAAACGCTTTGTGAGAATGTAATTAGAGAAGAAGAACAGTCCTTTCTTAGAACATTAGACCAAGGTCTTGTGCTACTAGAAAATATTATAGAAAATACAACCGGAAAAACTGTTTCAGGTAAAAAAGCCTTTGAATTATATGACACCTTTGGTTTCCCTATAGATCTTACTGCTCTTATATTGAGAGAACGCGGATATGATCTGGATGAAGCTGAGTTTAAGTCTGAATTACAGCAGCAAAAAGATCGGTCAAGAGCTGCTTCTGTTGTAACTGCCGGAGATTGGCAGATATTAGGAGAAGAGGAATCTGAAAACTTTATAGGATATGATCACAGATCTTCTGAAGTAAAGATCACAAGAATTAGAAAGGTTAATAGTAAGAAGGATGGTGAGATCTATCAATTAGTACTTAATAGAACTCCATTTTATGCTGAAGGTGGTGGACAAGTTGGTGATAGAGGAATTCTTGAGACCGAGAATGGAGAAACGATAAAGATAATTGATACTAAGAAGGAGAATAATTTAATTATTCATTTTACTAAAAAATTACCTTCAGATATTTCTGGAACGCTGCAGGCCAAGGTAAATATTGAAAAAAGAGATCTCTCTCAGGCAAATCATTCTGCAACACATTTATTACATCAAGCTTTAAGAAAAATCTTAGGCACTCATGTAGAACAAAAAGGTTCTATGGTAAGTCCGGATTATCTAAGATTTGATTTTTCTCACTTCAGTAAGCTTAGTGCAGGAGAATTACAGGAAATAGAAACCTTTGTTAACAAGCGCATCAAAGAGCAAATTCCTTTATTTGAACAAAGGGGAATTACGTATAATAATGCTATAGAGCAAGGTGCAATTGCACTCTTTGGGGAGAAATATGGAGATTCTGTAAGAGCCATAAAGTTTGGAGACTCTATGGAACTATGTGGTGGTACGCATGTTCAGAATACTGCAGATATTTGGTATTTTAAAATTATTTCTGAGGAAGCAGTAGCAGCCGGAATTCGTAGAATTGAAGCTATTACCGGTGATGCTGTAAAACAATATTTTTCAGATCAGGCAGAAACCCTTCATCAGATCAATTCAGAATTAAAGAATGCTAAAGATCCGGTAAAGTCTATACAATCATTACAATCTGAAAATGCGTCTCTTAAGAAACAAGTTGAAACATTATTAAGAGAAAAGGCTAAAAACCTTAAAGTAGAACTTCAAACAGAAATACAATCTATTAACGGAATAGATTTTCTTGCTAAGAAAGTAGATCTAGATGCTAATGGAATTAAAGATCTTGCATTTCAGTTAGGAGAAAATAAGAATAATTTGTTTTTGTTACTAGCTTCAGAGCAAGATGGCAAAGCATTATTATCATGTTACATTTCAAAAGAATTAGTAGCAGAAAAAGGTTTGAATGCAGGACAGGTAGTACGCGAACTTGGTAAATTTATTCAAGGTGGAGGAGGGGGGCAGCCTTTCTTTGCAACTGCGGGGGGTAAAAAACCTGAAGGAATAGCGGAAGCCTTGCAAAAATCAAGAGAATATTTAAACTAATAAACTTACCCCGCGTTTCTTAATTGCGGGGTTTATTTTTATCTAATTTTAAATATTATGAAGTTTAGAACAGAAGTATCGGTTTCCCCCCAAGATAATGCAATTAGTTATCGCTCTAAGATCTTCTTGCTCGGCTCATGTTTTGTGGAAAATATTGGTGAGAAACTAGATCTTTATCAATTTCAGAATTATAAGAATCCTTTTGGAATTCTATATCACCCTTCAGCCTTAGAAAATTTTTTAAGAAAAGTAGTGGAGGGCTATGAGTTTACCTCTGCAGATATTTTTTATCATAATGAACGCTGGCATAGTTTTGATGCACACTCAGAACTTAGCGATGAAAGTAGTTCTAATTTAATAGAAAGATTAAATGTTCAACTGCAACATAGCAGGTCTTATTTAAATCAAACTTCGCACATCATACTTACTTTAGGAACAGCATGGAAATATTATCATTTAAAAACAGAAACATCTGTTGCTAATTGCCATAAATTACCTCAAAAGGAATTTGTGAAAAAGCTAATGAGCATAGAAGAAATAACTGGTAAATTACATTCCATTCAATCGTTATTATGTAAACTTAATAGTGACATACAACTAATTTATACACTTTCTCCTGTTAGGCATCTTAGAGATGGTCTCTTAGAAAATCAATTAAGCAAAGCGCATCTTTTAACTGCCATTCATGAGAATTTAAAAATCAAAAAAGATGGCGGTTTAAAGGTTGATTATTTTCCTTCTTATGAGATCATGATGGATGATCTTAGAGATTATAGGTTTTATAAAGAAGATCTGCTTCATCCTAACAGCACAGCTATTTCATATATCTGGAATAAATTCTTAGATGCCTGGGTGCTTCCAAAGGAGCTAGATGTAATGAAGAAGGTGGAAACCATACATAGAGGCTTAAATCATAGACCATTTAATGAAAATTCTGAAGCGCATAAAAAGTTCATATCTCAGTTAAGGGAAAATATAGATTTGTTAGTAAAAGATCATTCCTGGATGCGTTTCTGATTTAAAAATTATAAATCCTCGATTTTTTCTATTCTTTATATTCAAAACTGTTAATAATCTGTGTCTTCTATTTTGTTGATATCTATTAAGATTTTAAAGCTATCTTTCTGATAAACACATAATTAATATAAAAATTTAAGGAGATTTACTTGTTTGGTGATTAAATTTTTGTAATTTTAAATAAGCAATAAGAGTAGAACTACATCTTAAATAATTATTAAAATTAGTTCAAAATTAATGCTTAGTTTCTAAAATTTGTTGGGGTAGATTTTAGAATTTTAAAGCTTATGGACGGGTGGGGCCGTCCATAAGCATTTTTATTATACACCACTTCTTCACTTAAATTTATAATAATCCGTTCTTCTTATTAGTATCTTTAGCCTAAATTCTAAGCTATGAGAAAGATTATTGCGGTGGTTCTTTTACTTTTGGTTGTGTTTTTTGGATATCAATATTTTGAATCTAAGAATAATGAGAGAGATCAATTGCTAGAAAGTACCAATCTTATCCAAAAACAAATAAAGAATGTTGGGAAGCTGGTGGTTACCGAAGGCAATTTTTCTCAAGTTTTCTCCTATAAAGATTCTAAGAAGTACTACCTAGATATATTTTCTGCAAGAAAAAAAGCTCTTATAATAGTAAATGCAGATGTAACAGTATCTTATGATCTTAGTAAATTAAAGACAGAAGTGCACCCAGAAACTAAGACCGTTACCATTACTTATATCCCGGATGAGGAGATCAAGATCAATCCTAATATTCAATATTATGACGTTACTCAAGATTATCTAAATCAATTTGAAGCAGAAGATTATAATACCATTCAGAAAAAAGTAACAAAACTCATAAGTGCGAAAATTGAGAAATCCTCCCTAAAGACCAATGCTAAGAATAGGTTGATAAGCGAACTTCAAAAAATTTATATTTTAACCAACTCTATGGGGTGGACCTTAGAGTATAATGGTAATTCATTTAACAGTAATAAAGATCTGGAGTCACTAAAATTATAGTTATTTCACCATTAAATTAGCTTCTACGAGTTCTATTCCTCCATCAATTAAGTGAGCGATATCTTTACGTTGTGCTTTAACTTCATGTAAATGTTCTTTCACTTTAGCTGCAAATTTTGGATCTCTGTCTAAAACCAATTCATATATTTCAACAGAAAGTAACCAATCTTTTGGATGATGTTTTTTAGCAATTTCGAAAGCTGCTTCTAGAGAGAATTTAGTGTTTTCACCATTTCTATTGTTCTTTACTGCTTGATACAAACTTTCCAATTCTATTTTCTCTTCAGAACTTTTACTCTTTATGGTGGTGCTTGAAACTTTATGAGTAATAAGATCAAAAGATAAAGGATCTGCTGGACCAGCAAAGGCAGAAATTACTTCTTTCCCTATAGCCATATCATAATTGCCCCATTCTGGTTGGAATAATATTTCATCTTTATAGGTAACCGTACAATTTTTTAGACTTATCAGAATTATTTTACCTTGAAGATTTCTAGTGCCGGTTATGATATCCCCTGTTACAAAAATCCCACCTTCAAATTCAAAAGTAATATTTTCGCCCTCATAGATATCATAAGCTCTAAGATCTCTAGGGCTCATATCTTCAATAGCTAGATTGATCCCTTTTAGTTTTCCAATGGGAGATCCAAAACCATTAGGATGATTTATAACCCCATGCCCTACAAGTTCTTTATCTCTATTTGATAATGCAGTTTTACCAGTTGTTTGAAAATATATTGGACGATCCTGATAAGAAATAACTTTGGTAAAATTCCCAGAAATCTGTATTCCGGTGCTCAACTCAATAGTGCCTAAATTCTTGGAATTAATTAACTTTTCCAATCCAGATAAACCTCCCTTTCTTAGCGACATGGTATTTGCAAATTCTTCAAGTACCTGACTTAAATAAGAGAAATCTGGAGTGACATATAATTGAGGTTGTGGTTTTGTAATATCAAATTCTTGATTGGCAGCTTCTAGATTATAAGGTCTTTTTTTCACCTTATCTGTCATACACCAAGCGCTTTCTCCAATAGAAGATAAAAGTCCTGCACCGTAGATCTTTGGCTCTTCCACAGTTCCTATAAGTCCGTATTCTACGGTCCACCAGTGTAAATTTCTAATTTGAGCCATTTCACTAGGCTTTCCCATATTATTCTGAAGAAAATCTACTTTCTCTTCAGCTTCACGAATTACATCTTCAGGTGTATCTTCAGCTTCTTTGATTATAGAAAGATGACGAATGGCTTCGTACATTTCATAATCTTTAGCACTCGAGATCGCTTTGCAACCAATTTCTCCAAAACGTCTTAAATATTCTGCATATTCTGGATTGGCAATGATTGGAGCATGCCCGGCACCTTCATGAATTATATCTGGAGCAGGAGTGTATTCTATATGATCTAGTTGTCTTATATCACTTGCAATAACAAGAACGTTATAAGCTTGAAATTCCATAAAAGCCGCTGGTGGAATAAATCCATCTACGGCAACTGCTGCCCATCCAATTTCCTTTAGAATTCTATTCATTCCATACATATTGGGAATGCTATCTATAGAGATCCCTGTTTGCCTAAGACCTTCTAAATAAGAATTATGAGCAACTTTACTTAGATAATCCACATTCTTTCGCATCACATATCTCCAAACTGCCTGATTTATTGCTGTATATTCATCATAATCCTGAGGTTTGATAAATTGTTGCAAATGATCTGGTAGCCGGTCTAAAATCTCATTAGATTGAATTTCTTCTAACATATATGTATGGTGTTTTTGCAGCCTAAAGATACAAAATTAGGTTTGGATAGTATCAACTTAGGGCTCCAAGAAAATAAAACTGTTTTCAACAAAAAACGCCTCCAATTGGAAGCGTTTAGAATATTTACTTATTCTTTTCCAGGTGGGAATTTCTTTAATATTTCTGCTACAATTTCGTTCACTCTATTTTGTTTTTTAGAAACATCTGTAGCAAGTGCAGCTGTTCCCATACCTTGCCAGATTAGTTCTTTGTCTTTAGCGTCTATAAGGTCTATATAAAGAGTACCTTCACTTGTTGAAGAAATGGTATTACGACCAGCTCCCCAATAATAAGGATTCCAGCCTCCCCATCCGTAGCCATAGAAACCCATCATGTTATTTTGATAGATATTAATGTTCTCATTAGTTTTGGTAAAAATGCTAACCAACATGTCCGGGTCTTCAGATTTCATATAACCTTGCGCGCTCATGGCAGATTCTATACCGCGTAAGATTCTTTTTTTATCTAGGTCTGAAACTTCTGCCTTATCTATTCCAGGTTTGAAAAACGCGTAGGTCTTATACTTATTAAAATCTACAGACTGATCATAATCTGATGCTACTTTAACCGAGCTGCAAGATGTAAGAAGTGCAGCAAACAGAAACATTGTAAATGTAATTTTTAAGAATTTCATAAATTTAAATTTTAGAGGGTTACTACTCTTCTAAAAATAAAGAATCATCTACAAAATTAGGCATGGTTACTTTTAACTTGGGTTCTGTTTGCATCGCCCTATTTATAGTAAAAACAGCCTCTTTATTTCTTGCCCAAGAACGTCGTGCTAAACCATTGTTAACGTCCCAAAATAGCATAGATTTTAATTTATCTTCAGATGCTTTAGACCCATCAAGAACCATACCGAATCCTCCATTTATAACCTCTCCCCATCCTACGCCACCACCATTATGAATACTAACCCAGGTAGCACCTCTAAAGCTATCGCCTATTACATTTTGTATAGCCATATCTGCCGTAAAATTAGAGCCATCGTAAATATTGGAAGTTTCACGGTAAGGAGAATCTGTACCGGAAACGTCATGATGATCTCTTCCTAATATGATAGCTCCTTCTAATTCTCCATTGGCAATAGCAGTATTAAAAGCTTGTGCGATTTCCATTCTACCTATAGCATCTGCGTATAGTATTCTAGCTTTAGAGCCAACTACAAGGTTGTTCTTTTTTGCATTTTTAATCCATTTAATATTATCAGCCAGTTGAGATTGAATTTCTTCAGGAGCTCCTATTTTCAGTTTTTCAAGAACTTGTGTTGCAATAGCATCAGTTTTATCTAGATCTGAATCTTTTCCAGACGCGCAAACCCATCTAAAAGGGCCAAAGCCATAATCAAAGCACATTGGCCCCATTATATCTTGTACGTAAGAGGGATATGCAAAAGGAGCATTTTCAGCTTTCTCTTTATTCAATTCAGCGGCACTCACAAAATGATCATTTTCATCTATATATATCTTAGCTCCGGCTCTGGAGGCTTCTAAAAGAAAAGCAT is from Gillisia sp. Hel1_33_143 and encodes:
- a CDS encoding DUF4136 domain-containing protein, with the translated sequence MKFLKITFTMFLFAALLTSCSSVKVASDYDQSVDFNKYKTYAFFKPGIDKAEVSDLDKKRILRGIESAMSAQGYMKSEDPDMLVSIFTKTNENINIYQNNMMGFYGYGWGGWNPYYWGAGRNTISSTSEGTLYIDLIDAKDKELIWQGMGTAALATDVSKKQNRVNEIVAEILKKFPPGKE
- the alaS gene encoding alanine--tRNA ligase, producing the protein MKSKEIRSTYLEFFKSKFHTIVPSAPMVIKDDPTLMFTNAGMNQFKEYFLGNTVPKQTRITDTQKCLRVSGKHNDLEEVGMDTYHHTMFEMLGNWSFGDYFKKEAIHWAWELLTEVFKVNKDILYVSVFEGSEDDNMPLDKEAFDLWKAIVPEDRIIMGNKKDNFWEMGDQGPCGPSSEIHVDLRSEEEKVKIPGRDLVNADHPLVVEIWNLVFIEFNRKADGSLEKLPAQHVDTGMGFERLCMVLQDKKSNYDTDVFTPLIKEIEIITNTPYGKTEKVDIAIRVIADHVRAVAFAIADGQLPGNGGAGYVIRRILRRAIRYGFTFLDTKEPFIYKLVATLSKQMGDSFPEIKAQQTLCENVIREEEQSFLRTLDQGLVLLENIIENTTGKTVSGKKAFELYDTFGFPIDLTALILRERGYDLDEAEFKSELQQQKDRSRAASVVTAGDWQILGEEESENFIGYDHRSSEVKITRIRKVNSKKDGEIYQLVLNRTPFYAEGGGQVGDRGILETENGETIKIIDTKKENNLIIHFTKKLPSDISGTLQAKVNIEKRDLSQANHSATHLLHQALRKILGTHVEQKGSMVSPDYLRFDFSHFSKLSAGELQEIETFVNKRIKEQIPLFEQRGITYNNAIEQGAIALFGEKYGDSVRAIKFGDSMELCGGTHVQNTADIWYFKIISEEAVAAGIRRIEAITGDAVKQYFSDQAETLHQINSELKNAKDPVKSIQSLQSENASLKKQVETLLREKAKNLKVELQTEIQSINGIDFLAKKVDLDANGIKDLAFQLGENKNNLFLLLASEQDGKALLSCYISKELVAEKGLNAGQVVRELGKFIQGGGGGQPFFATAGGKKPEGIAEALQKSREYLN
- a CDS encoding GSCFA domain-containing protein, which codes for MKFRTEVSVSPQDNAISYRSKIFLLGSCFVENIGEKLDLYQFQNYKNPFGILYHPSALENFLRKVVEGYEFTSADIFYHNERWHSFDAHSELSDESSSNLIERLNVQLQHSRSYLNQTSHIILTLGTAWKYYHLKTETSVANCHKLPQKEFVKKLMSIEEITGKLHSIQSLLCKLNSDIQLIYTLSPVRHLRDGLLENQLSKAHLLTAIHENLKIKKDGGLKVDYFPSYEIMMDDLRDYRFYKEDLLHPNSTAISYIWNKFLDAWVLPKELDVMKKVETIHRGLNHRPFNENSEAHKKFISQLRENIDLLVKDHSWMRF
- a CDS encoding aromatic amino acid hydroxylase, which encodes MLEEIQSNEILDRLPDHLQQFIKPQDYDEYTAINQAVWRYVMRKNVDYLSKVAHNSYLEGLRQTGISIDSIPNMYGMNRILKEIGWAAVAVDGFIPPAAFMEFQAYNVLVIASDIRQLDHIEYTPAPDIIHEGAGHAPIIANPEYAEYLRRFGEIGCKAISSAKDYEMYEAIRHLSIIKEAEDTPEDVIREAEEKVDFLQNNMGKPSEMAQIRNLHWWTVEYGLIGTVEEPKIYGAGLLSSIGESAWCMTDKVKKRPYNLEAANQEFDITKPQPQLYVTPDFSYLSQVLEEFANTMSLRKGGLSGLEKLINSKNLGTIELSTGIQISGNFTKVISYQDRPIYFQTTGKTALSNRDKELVGHGVINHPNGFGSPIGKLKGINLAIEDMSPRDLRAYDIYEGENITFEFEGGIFVTGDIITGTRNLQGKIILISLKNCTVTYKDEILFQPEWGNYDMAIGKEVISAFAGPADPLSFDLITHKVSSTTIKSKSSEEKIELESLYQAVKNNRNGENTKFSLEAAFEIAKKHHPKDWLLSVEIYELVLDRDPKFAAKVKEHLHEVKAQRKDIAHLIDGGIELVEANLMVK
- a CDS encoding DUF4230 domain-containing protein; amino-acid sequence: MRKIIAVVLLLLVVFFGYQYFESKNNERDQLLESTNLIQKQIKNVGKLVVTEGNFSQVFSYKDSKKYYLDIFSARKKALIIVNADVTVSYDLSKLKTEVHPETKTVTITYIPDEEIKINPNIQYYDVTQDYLNQFEAEDYNTIQKKVTKLISAKIEKSSLKTNAKNRLISELQKIYILTNSMGWTLEYNGNSFNSNKDLESLKL